Within the Nitrospira sp. genome, the region TACCTCTTTCAAGTTGACGACGTGGACGATACCGTTGCGGAAGCGGCTGAGGCGGCCATGCGCGAGGTCATCGGGAAAACTAAAATCGACGATGCGCTCACCACCGGGAAAGCCCTGATCCAACAGAATACACAGGATCTGCTGCAAGGCATCCTGGATCGGTACAATGCCGGGGTTCACATCGCGGCAATTCAGTTGCAGGACGTCGACCCACCGGAAGCCGTAGTGGGAGCCTTCAAAGATGTTGCGAGCGCAAAAGAAGATCGAGAGCGCCTGATCAATCAAGCCCAAGGCTATCGCAACGATATTATTCCGCGAGCGAAAGGCCAAGCGGCCGAGATTATCAACCAGGCCAAGGGACAAGCGCAGGCGCGCATTGCCCGTGCTGAAGGTGAAGCGTCCCGATTCCTGAAGACGCTCAAAGAGTACGACCTTGCCAAAGACGTCATCTCCAAGCGCATCTACATTGAAACGATGGAAGAAGTGCTCGGCAGCACCGACAAAATCATCCTCGACAGCAAGGTCGGAGACCGGGTATTGCCCTATTTGCCCATGGATAAGTTCTCTCGCCCCCGCGGCGCAGGCGCCAGCACACCGAGTGAGGGCTCGACCCAATGACCTTCAAGGGTGCCGTCACAGCGATACTGATCGTCGTGGTGCTGCTGTTTCTATTCGGCGCTTCGCCGCTCTACGTAGTCGACATCACACAAAGTGCAATCGTCGTCGAGTTGGGAAAACCGGTCCGCACGATCGTAGAACCAGGCCTGTACTTCAAGACACCCTTTATTCAGGAAGTGACCTACTTCGATAAGCGGCTGCTCGACTACGATTCGGCGCCCCAGGATGTCATTACGCAAGACAAGAAAACGCTCGTCATCGACAATTTCGCAAAATGGCGGATTACCGATCCGTTGAAAGTCTATCAAGCCTTTCAATCCCAGGATGGCGCGCTTCGGCGGCTCGACGATATTATTTACTCCGAGCTTCGTGTGGAGCTTGGCCGGCACGTCCTCTCTGAAATCGTCTCTCAAACCCGCACCGAAATCATGCACCTCGTGACCGAACGCGCCAATGAGAAAGCGTCATCCTACGGAATCAACATACAGGACGTTCGGATCAAGCGCGCGGATCTCCCGGAACAAAACGAAAAGAACGTGTTCGGGCGCATGCAGGCCGAGCGGGAGCGGCAAGCCAAGCAGTACCGCGCCGAAGGAGCGGAAGAAGCGCAAAAGATCAAGTCAGAGGCCGAGCGGGACCGTGAAATTCTCCTGGCAGATGCCTACAAGACGGCTGAGCAGCTGCGCGGGGAGGGAGACGCCGCGGCATTCAAAATCTATGCGAAAGCATATACGCAAAATCCAAAGTTTTTCGAGCTAGCCCGCACGATGGAAGCCTACCGGAAAAGCCTTACAAAGGATACCACGCTGGTACTGACACCGGATTCGGAGTTTCTTCGTTACCTCAAGCAACGCTAAGCATCGCCCTGGGCCGGTGACACGAAGGAGCCTCCAACGCCGTCGTGCGCGCCGCGGATTAAAAGAGCCCGTGGATCTCCCCCGTCTGAGGATCGACCCCAATCCGTTCGCCTGCCGGCCGCTTGGGTAAGCCAGGCATCAACTGCATGCCTGAACATACCGCAGTGAGAAAGCCTGCTCCGGCCAGGATACGCAATTCCTTGATCGGCACGGTAAAACCACGTGGACGCCCTAAGAGAGACGCATCGTGAGACAATGACAAGGGCGTCTTCGCCATACAAATCGGCAGCGAGCCGAATCCCAACGCTGTCGCCGTTTCAATCTGGCGTTCCGCCTCCGCTTCGTACCGCACCGCCTCGGCCCCGTAAATCCGAGTCGCGATCAGTTCAATCTTCTGCTTGATCGAGTCGGTATCTCGATATAATGCGGTGAATGAAGACGGCTGCTCGCAGGCCTCCACCACCACTTTCGCCAGCGTCTCGGCCCCACGTCCTCCGTCCATAAAGTGTGTCGCCACAGCCGCCGCACAGGCCCCCCCGGCAAGCGCTTTGGTCCGGACCCACTCAAGTTCATCCGGCGGATCGTCGCGAAACGCGTTGATCGCCGCCACCACCGGTATCCCATGCGCCCGCACGTTAGCGAGGTGCTGCTGCATGTTTTCCATACCTCGCTCCAGCGCTTCTGGATTCGGCCCTACGAGGCCGGCTGGTAACGGGTGTCCGCTCTTCACCGTCCCGCCGCCGCCGTGCAGTTTGAGAGCTCGAAGTGTGACCACAAGCACCGCCACCCTCGGTACCAGTCCAGATACACGACATTTAATGTTGAAGAACTTCTCCGCTCCGAGATCACTCCCAAAACCGGCTTCCGTCACGACGTAGTCCGCATAGCGCAGCGCCATGGCATCGGCCAGGATCGAACAGTTGCCGTGAGCAATATTGCCAAACGGGCCGGCATGGACGAGAGCCGGCGTACCCTCGCTGGTCTGCACCAGATTGGGCATCAGCGCCTCTTGAAGGAGGGCGGCCATTGCTCCCGCGCACCGAAGATCGGCCGCGGATACCGGTTTTCGGTCGCCGCCCAAACCGATCATGATGCGCTCGAGACGGCGCTGAAGGTCATTCCCATCCTTTGCCAGCGCCAGAATGGCCATGACCTCCGAGGCTTCCGTAATCACGAATTCTCCGGAGCGTCCGAGCGGGGCGCGATCCATCGCGATTTGAACGTGCCGGAGCGCGCGATCGCTGACCGCCATGGCTCGCGGCCAGGTAATCGAGTCGGCCACTATTCCCAGATCGTTTCCGTGAAAGATGTGATTGTCGACAAATGCGGCGAGCAGATTGTGGGCGGCCGCGACAGCATGTGCATCTCCGGTCAGATGCAGATTGACATCAGACATGGGAAAGAGTTGCGCCCGCCCACCCCCAGCCCCACCCCCTTTGATCCCAAACACCGGCCCAATAGACGGCTGTCGTAGAGTCGGCACCGCACGATGTCCGAGCCGGCAGAGTCCCATGGCCAACCCGATCGACGTCGTCGTTTTTCCTTCGCCCAGGGGAGTCGGATTGATCGCCGTGACCAGCACATACCGGGCAGACGGTCGAGGACGCACATGTTCGAGAACATCCAAGCGGAGTTTGGCACGACCCAATCCATACGGGATCCAATCTTGTTGATCGAGCCCTAGAAAACCCGCCACCTCATGCATAGACTTGTGCTGATCGGACATTATCTTCCTCTCCTTGTCACGCTTGACAGGCAACACCCGTGCGACCTCGCTTGCCGGAGCGCGAGACAGGGGAGCCTACTTGATATGAGCTGACAATGGAAGAAGAAGTGAATGGACCTTACCCCATGGGCACGTGGGGGGCATACGGCAGAAGGATGCTGATCAGAGAGCGGTTATTCGAGGATGTACTTGTGCGGATCGATCGCCTGACCGCGGACCTTGACCATGTAATGGAGGTGTGGACCCGTCGAGAGACCCGTGCTGCCTACCAAAGCGATCACGTCCCCCCGCTTGATACGCTGCCCCTCCTTGACCAATGCCTTGGCCAGGTGCCCATAGACGGTCTCTACGCTGTACCCATGGTCGACTCGAACCATGTTGCCCATCTTCGAGTCGTAACTCACCAGGGTCACACGGCCACTGGCGGGAGCTTGTACTGGCGCATTAGGAGCCGCGCCGATATCCAATCCATCGTGCCAAGCCGGCTTCTCAGTGAAGGGGGACACACGCGGCCCAAAACCTGAGGTCACCCACCCACGCACCGGCCAGATGGAAGGAGTTGAAGCCCATCGGCTCGATCTCTGCTCTGCGGCCTGAGAAAGTTCTTCGAGGGTCTTTTCCTGTACCTGAGCTTCTGCGGTCAACCACGCGATCTCCTGCTTAACACGGATTACCAACTGCTGATGGGCCGAATCGTCTCTGACAGCCGCGGGAAGAGCTGGCTCCGGGCCCCAGGCGGAGCTAGAAACGCTAGGATCATTGGAGGCCTGTCGCCCGTCTTCGCCTATCGTCACTTCGTCAGCGCCCGACTCCGATACCTCACCCTGAGGATCCGCGTCGCCACCCTGCCCATTTGATAGGTCGCCCGGCTTCACTTCTTCGATCCCCAACATCACCCGCAATCGCTGGTTGACCTCCTTCATGGCCATGAGACGACGCTTCAAATCGTCCACGGCTGAAGAAAAGGCAGCCGTTTGCGTCCGCGCCGTCAGTGCTTCAGAGCGGAAGGCCGACAACTCAGATACTTCGCTCGTCCGGATCACATAGTGAGACACGATGACCAAGTCGACGACCAGAAAACACAAGCCGACGATCAGCGCCTTCTGAATGAACTTCCTGGGAAAATTAAATCGCAGTGGCTTGGCCGTGGATCCACGGAAGATCACGACTGTGTAATTGTCACCCTGGTCTTGAGTCGAATTCATGGTTGGCATCTATCTACCTACTCGATAACTGTGGGCCGAACAATCGACTCGGTTTTCGCGACCCGGTTTTCGGCATCACTTTTCGATTAATTTTTCGATTTATTTGCTGAGTCTATCCAAGCCGGATACCGTGGTCAATTGAAAACTATCGTGCTGAATACACCATAAAAAACAATCACTTGCTTGTCTCGGACTGAATCCACGAAAGGTAATCGGAAGAACCACGTTCAATCGGCACTGCGATGATCTCAGGAACATCGTAACTATGCATCTCCCGTACTTGCCGTTCCACTGCCAAATACCGTTCCGACGTCGTTTTCATCATGAGCATAGACTCTTTACTCCGTTCGATCTTCCCCTGCCACCGGTATA harbors:
- the fhs1 gene encoding formate--tetrahydrofolate ligase 1 produces the protein MSDQHKSMHEVAGFLGLDQQDWIPYGLGRAKLRLDVLEHVRPRPSARYVLVTAINPTPLGEGKTTTSIGLAMGLCRLGHRAVPTLRQPSIGPVFGIKGGGAGGGRAQLFPMSDVNLHLTGDAHAVAAAHNLLAAFVDNHIFHGNDLGIVADSITWPRAMAVSDRALRHVQIAMDRAPLGRSGEFVITEASEVMAILALAKDGNDLQRRLERIMIGLGGDRKPVSAADLRCAGAMAALLQEALMPNLVQTSEGTPALVHAGPFGNIAHGNCSILADAMALRYADYVVTEAGFGSDLGAEKFFNIKCRVSGLVPRVAVLVVTLRALKLHGGGGTVKSGHPLPAGLVGPNPEALERGMENMQQHLANVRAHGIPVVAAINAFRDDPPDELEWVRTKALAGGACAAAVATHFMDGGRGAETLAKVVVEACEQPSSFTALYRDTDSIKQKIELIATRIYGAEAVRYEAEAERQIETATALGFGSLPICMAKTPLSLSHDASLLGRPRGFTVPIKELRILAGAGFLTAVCSGMQLMPGLPKRPAGERIGVDPQTGEIHGLF
- a CDS encoding HflK protein translates to MAWNPKDPWGNKDDNVDEALRRATAQLQELIPKRGFSTFALLALAVVLILQSAFIVAPDEEGVVRRFGSVVRTVGPGPHLKLPFIENVLRPKVAKLHRLEVGFRKDIRGQSVMVPREALMLTGDENILAIEFIVQYKINDSSKYLFQVDDVDDTVAEAAEAAMREVIGKTKIDDALTTGKALIQQNTQDLLQGILDRYNAGVHIAAIQLQDVDPPEAVVGAFKDVASAKEDRERLINQAQGYRNDIIPRAKGQAAEIINQAKGQAQARIARAEGEASRFLKTLKEYDLAKDVISKRIYIETMEEVLGSTDKIILDSKVGDRVLPYLPMDKFSRPRGAGASTPSEGSTQ
- a CDS encoding peptidase M24 — its product is MPTMNSTQDQGDNYTVVIFRGSTAKPLRFNFPRKFIQKALIVGLCFLVVDLVIVSHYVIRTSEVSELSAFRSEALTARTQTAAFSSAVDDLKRRLMAMKEVNQRLRVMLGIEEVKPGDLSNGQGGDADPQGEVSESGADEVTIGEDGRQASNDPSVSSSAWGPEPALPAAVRDDSAHQQLVIRVKQEIAWLTAEAQVQEKTLEELSQAAEQRSSRWASTPSIWPVRGWVTSGFGPRVSPFTEKPAWHDGLDIGAAPNAPVQAPASGRVTLVSYDSKMGNMVRVDHGYSVETVYGHLAKALVKEGQRIKRGDVIALVGSTGLSTGPHLHYMVKVRGQAIDPHKYILE
- a CDS encoding protein HflC; this translates as MTFKGAVTAILIVVVLLFLFGASPLYVVDITQSAIVVELGKPVRTIVEPGLYFKTPFIQEVTYFDKRLLDYDSAPQDVITQDKKTLVIDNFAKWRITDPLKVYQAFQSQDGALRRLDDIIYSELRVELGRHVLSEIVSQTRTEIMHLVTERANEKASSYGINIQDVRIKRADLPEQNEKNVFGRMQAERERQAKQYRAEGAEEAQKIKSEAERDREILLADAYKTAEQLRGEGDAAAFKIYAKAYTQNPKFFELARTMEAYRKSLTKDTTLVLTPDSEFLRYLKQR